A single region of the Longimicrobium sp. genome encodes:
- the hutU gene encoding urocanate hydratase: MSVITEPRTVRAPRGTEISCRGWQQEAALRMLMNNLDPDVAERPEDLVVYGGTGKAARSWEAFEAIVASLRALADDETLIVQSGKPVAVFRTHRHAPRVLIANSNLVPRWATWDRFRELERQGLTMYGQMTAGSWIYIGTQGILQGTYETFGAVARKHFGGSLRGTWTLTGGMGGMGGAQPLAVTMNEGAVLCVEVDPKRIERRIQTRYCDRMTHDLDEALRWVMEARSGGRALSVGLVGNCAEVLPELVRRGVTPDALTDQTSAHDALNGYVPAGLPPEAAAGLRERDPAEYARRSMESMRAHCEAMVEMMRRGAVTFDYGNNLRGQAQDAGFADAFAFPGFVPAYVRPLFCEGKGPFRWVALSGEAADIHRTDELVLELFPHDEHLRRWIGHAREKVAFQGLPARICWLGQGERAKFGVALNDLVAKGELRAPIVIGRDHLDTGSVASPFRETEGMKDGSDAIADWAVLNALVNVASGASWVSFHHGGGVGIGNSLHAGQVIVADGTPEMRERLERVLTNDPGMGVARHADAGYEEAVETARRERVHIPMLER, translated from the coding sequence ATGAGCGTCATCACCGAGCCCCGCACTGTGCGCGCGCCGCGGGGCACCGAGATCTCCTGCCGGGGGTGGCAGCAGGAGGCCGCCCTCCGGATGCTGATGAACAACCTGGACCCCGACGTCGCCGAGCGGCCCGAGGACCTGGTGGTCTACGGCGGCACTGGGAAGGCGGCGCGCAGCTGGGAGGCGTTCGAGGCGATCGTGGCGAGCCTGCGCGCGCTGGCCGACGACGAGACGCTGATCGTGCAGTCGGGAAAGCCCGTGGCCGTGTTCCGCACGCACCGCCACGCGCCGCGCGTCCTCATCGCCAACTCGAACCTCGTCCCGCGCTGGGCCACGTGGGACCGCTTCCGCGAGCTGGAGCGGCAGGGGCTCACCATGTACGGCCAGATGACGGCCGGCTCGTGGATCTACATCGGCACGCAGGGGATCCTGCAGGGGACCTACGAGACCTTCGGCGCCGTCGCGCGGAAGCACTTCGGCGGGAGCCTGCGGGGGACGTGGACGCTCACCGGCGGGATGGGCGGGATGGGCGGCGCGCAGCCGCTGGCCGTCACCATGAACGAGGGCGCCGTCCTCTGCGTCGAGGTGGACCCGAAGCGGATCGAGCGGCGCATCCAGACGCGCTACTGCGACCGGATGACGCACGACCTGGACGAGGCGCTCCGCTGGGTGATGGAGGCCCGCAGCGGCGGCCGGGCGCTCTCCGTGGGCCTGGTGGGCAACTGCGCGGAGGTGCTCCCGGAGCTGGTGCGGCGCGGGGTGACCCCCGACGCGCTCACCGACCAGACCAGCGCGCACGACGCGCTGAACGGCTACGTCCCCGCCGGCCTGCCGCCGGAGGCGGCCGCGGGGCTGCGCGAGCGGGACCCGGCGGAGTACGCGCGGCGCTCGATGGAGTCGATGCGCGCGCACTGCGAGGCGATGGTGGAGATGATGCGCCGCGGGGCGGTGACCTTCGATTACGGCAACAACCTGCGCGGGCAGGCGCAGGACGCTGGCTTCGCCGACGCGTTCGCCTTCCCGGGGTTCGTGCCGGCGTACGTCCGGCCGCTCTTCTGCGAGGGGAAGGGGCCCTTCCGCTGGGTGGCGCTCTCGGGCGAGGCCGCCGACATCCACCGCACCGACGAGCTGGTGCTGGAACTGTTCCCCCACGACGAGCACCTGCGCCGCTGGATCGGCCACGCGCGCGAGAAGGTGGCGTTCCAGGGGCTCCCGGCGCGCATCTGCTGGCTGGGGCAGGGCGAGCGCGCGAAGTTCGGCGTGGCGCTCAACGACCTGGTGGCGAAGGGCGAGCTCCGGGCGCCGATCGTGATCGGCCGCGACCACCTGGACACGGGGTCGGTGGCGTCGCCGTTCCGCGAGACGGAGGGGATGAAGGACGGCAGCGACGCCATCGCCGACTGGGCGGTCCTGAACGCGCTGGTGAACGTGGCCAGCGGCGCGAGCTGGGTCTCGTTCCACCACGGCGGCGGGGTGGGGATCGGCAACTCCCTGCACGCGGGGCAGGTGATCGTGGCCGACGGGACGCCGGAGATGCGCGAGCGGCTGGAGCGCGTCCTCACCAACGACCCCGGCATGGGCGTGGCGCGCCACGCGGACGCGGGATACGAGGAGGCGGTGGAGACCGCCCGGCGCGAGCGCGTCCACATCCCGATGCTGGAGCGGTGA
- a CDS encoding PLP-dependent aminotransferase family protein, with the protein MAEIGSLIRAGTLRPGDRLPSVRRMSARRGVSIPTVLHAYRLLEARRVIGARPQSGFYVLPPECAPVVEPARAEPLPEPGEVATGDLIVRVLEMVSDPGLVPLSTALPDPGLLPAAALARALGRAVRREATRSAMSVTSSGTEELRREIARRALEAGSPVAAENVVVTCGCAEAITLCLRALTRPGDTVAVESPTYFGTLQALEVLGLRALEIPVDPLTGMRVEVLAEALARGGVAAVVVTPNVHNPLGCVMPDERKRELAGLLAAHGVPAIEDDTYGELYFGPARPRSLQAFDRAGLVLSCGSFSKTLAPAYRVGWTIPGRFRDRVLRAKLATTAGSSAPPQLALAEYLASGGYEQHLRRLLRTFQGTVARLSFEVAERFPEGTRISRPAGGFLLWVQLPEGDRRGGAPAARPRAGPERGAGAGVLGRRRLSQLRAHQRGIRLVGADPAGARPAGPPRPRVPAGVRESDLKTNHAESESAEGFLC; encoded by the coding sequence GTGGCGGAGATCGGCAGCCTCATCCGCGCCGGCACGCTCCGCCCCGGAGACCGCCTCCCCTCGGTGCGCCGCATGAGCGCGCGGCGGGGGGTGAGCATCCCCACCGTGCTGCACGCGTACCGCCTGCTGGAGGCCCGCCGCGTCATCGGGGCGCGGCCGCAGTCGGGCTTCTACGTGCTGCCGCCGGAATGCGCCCCGGTGGTGGAGCCCGCGCGGGCCGAGCCGCTCCCCGAGCCGGGCGAGGTGGCCACGGGCGACCTGATCGTGCGGGTGCTGGAGATGGTCTCCGACCCCGGCCTGGTCCCGTTGAGCACCGCGCTTCCCGATCCCGGCCTTCTCCCCGCCGCCGCCCTGGCGCGCGCGCTGGGCCGCGCGGTGCGGCGCGAGGCCACGCGCAGCGCCATGTCGGTCACCTCTTCCGGCACGGAAGAGCTGCGGCGCGAGATCGCGCGCCGGGCGCTGGAGGCCGGCAGCCCCGTGGCCGCCGAGAACGTCGTGGTCACCTGCGGGTGCGCCGAGGCGATCACGCTCTGCCTGCGGGCGCTCACCCGGCCGGGCGACACGGTGGCGGTGGAGTCGCCCACCTACTTCGGCACGCTGCAGGCGCTCGAGGTGCTCGGGCTGCGGGCCCTGGAGATCCCGGTGGACCCGCTCACCGGGATGCGCGTGGAGGTGCTGGCGGAGGCGCTCGCGCGGGGCGGGGTGGCCGCGGTGGTGGTCACGCCGAACGTGCACAACCCGCTCGGGTGCGTGATGCCCGACGAGCGGAAGCGGGAGCTGGCCGGCCTCCTCGCCGCGCACGGGGTCCCGGCCATCGAGGACGACACCTACGGCGAGCTGTACTTCGGGCCCGCGCGCCCCCGCTCGCTCCAGGCGTTCGACCGGGCGGGGCTGGTCCTCTCCTGCGGGAGCTTCTCCAAGACGCTCGCCCCCGCGTACCGGGTGGGGTGGACGATCCCCGGGCGCTTCCGCGACCGGGTGCTGCGCGCCAAGCTCGCCACCACCGCCGGGAGCTCGGCTCCCCCGCAGCTCGCCCTGGCGGAGTACCTCGCCTCGGGCGGGTACGAGCAGCACCTGCGCCGGCTGCTCCGCACCTTCCAGGGCACGGTGGCCAGGCTCTCCTTCGAGGTGGCGGAGCGCTTCCCCGAGGGCACGCGCATCTCGCGCCCGGCGGGCGGGTTCCTGCTCTGGGTGCAGCTTCCGGAGGGGGATCGACGCGGTGGAGCTCCAGCGGCGCGCCCTCGCGCAGGGCCTGAGCGTGGCGCCGGGGCCGGCGTTCTCGGCCGGCGGAGACTATCGCAGCTACGTGCGCATCAACGCGGGATACGACTGGTCGGAGCGGATCCGGCAGGCGCTCGACCTGCTGGCCCGCCTCGTCCGCGAGTGCCCGCGGGCGTGAGGGAATCGGATCTCAAAACGAATCACGCAGAGTCAGAGTCGGCGGAGGGGTTTCTCTGCTGA